From one Thermatribacter velox genomic stretch:
- a CDS encoding HD-GYP domain-containing protein, whose amino-acid sequence MAKKRIRKILVPLKDLEENSVLPYSIIDQKGRVLVKAGSRLTRSVLQSLYELNRSFVIAEVMEEESVVAKEDVPLQLKQETLEDLQSTLEDLAQGKTVSLDALEKDTKNLIQAVELNPGLVVPIIQLKKYDDFAFTHSLNVAVISLFIGKFLNLSRQELLILGLGALLHDLGKLKIPVEILHKPKKLDEKELSVVKRHPIDAKKILEEQTSLNSSKSQLIALQHHEKIDGSGYPLGLGSKETDFLSQITTVADIYEALTSDRPYRKGLPIGEVVEYLMGNAGYKLNMEVVETFIRHISPYQVGDLVKLSDGREAIVSELNPVLPFRPKVRIKVEDEQGKPQLAEEVDLARITTLTITEELLSKSKIRLKD is encoded by the coding sequence ATGGCAAAAAAGCGAATTCGCAAAATCCTGGTGCCCCTAAAAGACCTCGAAGAAAACTCGGTGCTTCCCTATTCCATTATTGATCAGAAGGGAAGAGTCCTCGTCAAAGCTGGAAGCCGGTTAACCAGATCAGTTTTGCAATCTCTGTATGAGTTGAATCGTTCCTTCGTAATTGCGGAAGTCATGGAAGAAGAGTCTGTGGTCGCCAAAGAAGATGTTCCTCTGCAACTCAAACAAGAAACACTTGAAGATCTCCAGAGTACCCTTGAAGACCTGGCTCAGGGTAAAACAGTAAGTCTGGACGCGCTCGAAAAAGATACCAAAAACCTGATCCAGGCAGTGGAGCTTAACCCAGGATTGGTTGTACCAATCATTCAGCTCAAAAAGTATGACGATTTCGCCTTTACTCACTCTCTTAACGTGGCCGTCATATCGCTCTTCATCGGTAAATTCTTAAATCTTTCCAGGCAGGAACTCCTTATCTTAGGTCTGGGAGCGCTGTTACATGACCTGGGCAAGCTGAAAATACCCGTTGAGATACTGCATAAACCCAAAAAACTCGACGAAAAAGAACTCTCAGTAGTTAAAAGGCACCCCATTGACGCCAAAAAGATTCTCGAAGAACAAACCAGCTTGAATAGCAGCAAGTCACAACTAATTGCACTCCAGCACCATGAAAAAATAGACGGGAGCGGTTACCCCCTTGGTCTTGGTAGCAAGGAAACCGACTTTCTTTCCCAAATAACTACCGTAGCGGACATTTACGAAGCATTGACTTCTGACCGACCCTATCGAAAAGGATTACCTATTGGCGAAGTCGTGGAGTATCTCATGGGTAATGCGGGCTATAAGTTAAACATGGAAGTGGTGGAAACATTTATACGCCACATCTCCCCCTATCAGGTAGGAGATTTGGTAAAGCTTTCTGATGGAAGAGAAGCAATAGTTTCAGAGCTCAACCCCGTCTTGCCTTTCCGACCAAAAGTACGAATAAAAGTCGAAGATGAACAAGGAAAACCCCAGCTTGCTGAAGAAGTGGATCTTGCCAGAATTACTACCTTAACCATTACCGAAGAACTCCTCTCCAAAAGCAAAATCAGACTCAAGGATTGA
- a CDS encoding MBL fold metallo-hydrolase, which yields MGTFIKFLGTAGARIVVSKQIRASGGIWFQHDKLAFFIDPGPGALVKALTSKPKLEPWKLSAILLSHRHIDHANDLNIMVESMTEGNTKKRGMVFLPKDALEEEKVLFSYLTPMLQEIVLLEEGKEYSIGNLRFATPCRHWHPVETYGFKFYLKDNLTVSFITDTLYNPKLQEAYQKSDLLIINMVRTKPDNANAVMHLNADDVEKLVKAIKPKMAVITHFGMQVILNKPWKIAEEISQKTGIQVVAARDGMQLDLESIFKNSVQHTT from the coding sequence ATGGGAACCTTCATAAAATTTCTGGGAACTGCTGGAGCAAGAATAGTGGTTTCTAAGCAAATCCGGGCTTCGGGTGGCATATGGTTCCAGCACGATAAGCTTGCTTTCTTTATAGACCCTGGACCAGGAGCGTTGGTCAAAGCCCTGACCAGTAAACCTAAGCTTGAACCATGGAAGCTTTCAGCAATACTCCTTTCACACCGTCACATAGACCATGCGAACGACCTGAATATCATGGTCGAATCAATGACCGAGGGTAACACGAAGAAAAGAGGCATGGTTTTCCTTCCCAAAGACGCTCTCGAGGAAGAAAAAGTGCTTTTTAGCTATTTGACTCCCATGCTTCAGGAAATTGTGCTACTTGAAGAGGGAAAAGAATATAGCATCGGGAACTTACGTTTTGCCACCCCCTGTCGGCACTGGCACCCGGTAGAAACTTACGGATTTAAATTCTACCTCAAGGATAACCTTACGGTTTCTTTTATTACAGATACTCTATACAATCCAAAACTTCAGGAGGCATATCAAAAAAGCGACCTACTGATCATCAACATGGTAAGAACTAAACCAGACAACGCAAATGCAGTAATGCACCTCAATGCTGATGATGTAGAAAAACTTGTTAAGGCCATTAAACCCAAAATGGCCGTTATCACTCACTTCGGTATGCAGGTAATCCTTAATAAACCCTGGAAGATAGCAGAAGAAATAAGCCAGAAGACTGGTATCCAGGTCGTTGCAGCACGAGATGGAATGCAACTCGACCTCGAAAGCATTTTCAAAAATTCTGTGCAACACACTACATGA
- a CDS encoding Glu/Leu/Phe/Val dehydrogenase produces the protein MTKLNPFEIAQKQLDKCAEILKLDSNAHALLRVPMRELHVSLPVRMDDGSIKVFQGFRVQYNDAKGPTKGGIRFHPDETIDTVRALAAWMTWKCALLDLPLGGAKGGVICNPKEMSQGELERLSRAYIRAIYQFVGPDKDVPAPDVYTNPQIMAWMMDEYSKIAGKNQFGVITGKPLSLGGSAGRNDATARGGIYAIREAARECGVDLEKATVAIQGYGNAGYYAACLAKSLLGCKIVAVSDSKGGIFAKEGLDPDAVNEHKAKTGSVINFPNTKAISNEDLLELEVDILIPAALENVITDKNAPNIKAKIVAELANGPTTPEADEILYKNGVHVIPDFLCNAGGVTVSYFEMVQNFYMYYWDEKEVHERLEKKMTLAYHSVLNASKKYNINMRQAAYVVAVERVVEAMKLRGWL, from the coding sequence ATGACAAAGCTTAACCCATTTGAAATTGCACAAAAGCAATTGGATAAATGCGCAGAGATTCTAAAGTTAGATTCTAACGCACATGCGTTGCTTCGAGTTCCAATGCGAGAGCTTCACGTATCACTGCCGGTTCGTATGGATGATGGTTCTATCAAAGTATTTCAAGGATTCAGGGTGCAGTACAATGATGCAAAAGGGCCAACAAAGGGAGGAATTCGATTTCATCCTGATGAAACAATCGATACTGTGCGGGCATTGGCGGCTTGGATGACATGGAAGTGTGCCCTCTTGGACTTGCCTCTGGGAGGAGCAAAAGGTGGAGTTATTTGTAATCCAAAGGAGATGTCTCAGGGCGAATTAGAACGCTTAAGTCGTGCATATATACGAGCGATATATCAGTTCGTCGGTCCAGATAAAGACGTTCCAGCGCCTGATGTTTATACCAATCCTCAAATAATGGCCTGGATGATGGATGAGTATTCAAAAATTGCAGGCAAGAATCAGTTTGGCGTTATCACTGGTAAGCCACTCAGTCTTGGGGGTTCTGCTGGACGTAATGATGCAACAGCACGGGGAGGAATCTATGCAATCCGTGAAGCTGCCAGAGAATGTGGTGTAGACCTTGAGAAGGCTACGGTTGCCATACAAGGTTATGGAAATGCAGGATATTATGCAGCATGTTTGGCAAAATCTCTTTTAGGTTGCAAAATAGTTGCTGTTAGTGATAGCAAAGGGGGCATATTCGCGAAGGAAGGACTTGACCCAGATGCAGTTAATGAACATAAAGCTAAAACAGGGTCGGTGATTAATTTCCCAAATACTAAGGCCATTTCTAATGAAGATCTTTTGGAGCTTGAAGTGGATATACTTATTCCTGCAGCGTTAGAAAATGTTATTACAGATAAGAACGCTCCGAACATTAAAGCTAAGATTGTCGCTGAATTGGCGAATGGGCCAACTACACCAGAAGCGGATGAAATTCTGTATAAAAATGGTGTTCACGTGATACCTGATTTCTTGTGCAACGCTGGCGGAGTAACAGTTTCATATTTTGAGATGGTGCAAAACTTTTATATGTACTACTGGGACGAAAAGGAAGTCCACGAACGTTTAGAGAAGAAAATGACTCTCGCTTATCATTCAGTACTAAATGCATCCAAAAAATACAACATAAATATGCGGCAGGCTGCTTATGTTGTGGCTGTTGAACGTGTGGTTGAAGCAATGAAACTTCGTGGTTGGTTATAG
- a CDS encoding nucleoside-triphosphatase, translating to MNKILVLGKPGSGKTTLVKRISSTFPGVFTGFFTEEVRRGGRRIGFSVETLAGEKGTLASQDLSSRFYVGRYRVDLESFERVALPVLEKALKEGKPCLVDEVGKMELFSISFRELILALWDSPQLVLATSRFPILTWVEKNLIFEKQPLTIYLSKENREQCYLTLKERLRHWLFNP from the coding sequence TTGAATAAGATCCTTGTTTTGGGAAAGCCGGGAAGTGGCAAAACTACTTTGGTAAAAAGGATTAGCAGTACTTTTCCAGGGGTCTTTACAGGTTTTTTTACTGAAGAGGTGAGAAGGGGTGGAAGAAGGATAGGCTTTTCTGTGGAGACGTTGGCCGGGGAAAAAGGAACTCTCGCTTCTCAGGATTTGTCTTCCCGGTTTTACGTGGGGCGCTACCGCGTTGATTTGGAAAGCTTTGAGCGCGTAGCCCTTCCTGTTCTTGAGAAAGCGCTAAAAGAAGGTAAGCCCTGCCTGGTCGATGAGGTGGGAAAGATGGAGCTTTTTTCTATCTCTTTTCGAGAGCTTATTCTTGCGCTCTGGGATTCTCCACAACTGGTTTTGGCAACTTCGCGTTTCCCAATCCTTACTTGGGTTGAGAAAAACTTGATTTTTGAGAAACAACCTCTGACAATCTACCTTTCAAAAGAGAACCGCGAACAGTGTTATTTGACTCTGAAGGAGCGGTTGAGACACTGGTTATTCAATCCTTGA